The sequence AGCTGCGTGCTACCAGAAGAGCTCGATGAGGAGCTGCTTGAGGACGAAGAACTGGAGGAGGATGAGCTGCTGTTACTGCTCGAGTTGCTGCTGGATGACGAGCTGCTGCTAGACGATGAGCTGCTGGACGAACTGGTGGAGGACGTGCTGCTGCCAGTACCACAGGCACCCAGGTTGGTCCAGGAAGCGTCGCTGCCGGGTACGGTGTTGGTGTACCAGTTGGCTTGGTACAAGGTGTTTTGATACACCATCTGATCGCCTGCATTGGCGTGGTTATAAGCACCGCCGGACCAGTCACGCGCTGTCCAGTTGGGGTACACATTCACACCTGCACAGCTGCCGCCGGTCGAACCAGAACTGCTTGAGCTGCTTGAGCTGCTGGAGCTTGACGAGCTGCTGGAAGAGGAGTTGCTGCTTGACGACGATGAGCTGGACGAACTGCTGGAGCTGGATGAGCTGCTGGAGCTGCCAGTGCCGCAGTTGCCACTGAAGCAATCGCTGGTGTCACCAAAGCCGATTGCACCGTTACAGTGCATGGTTTCGGAGAAGGAACCGTTACCACAGCTACCGTCGTAGGTGGCCGTGTTGTACTCCATGTCCTCAGCTTCGCGAACTTCGCCATTGACGTAGACGTAATCCAGAATGACGTCGCGGTCGGTAGCATCATTGTCGAATTCAACCTGAATATCCCCGCTGGCGCTGCCGCTGTACACGTAGTCCGCGTCGGCTGTAGTCAAGGTCCAATCCGCGACGGTCACGCCGCCAATGTTCAGGTTAATATGCTCTGAGCCATCGGTACCTCGGGCGCGGACAATAATATCGGTTCCGCTGGGACCGCCGCTGGACGAGGAGGAAGAGGATGACGTGCTGGAGGAAGAACCCGAGGAGGTAGACTGGCTGACTGTGATGTCGGAGTTACCGCTACTCTGATAGCCCTCAGTCGCCAGAACCATATAATCGTGGCTGCCCAGATTCAAACCCTGGCTCGCCCAGTAGTTGAAGTGATTGGTTACGTTGATAGTACCGCTAATCTGGCCAAAGCCCTTCTTGGGCGTGCGCACACTAAAATACTGGTAAAAGGTGGCGGTGCCTTCAATTGAGGGCTGGTTGACGCGCTGGCAGCGACGAACATTGTAGGTTGCGCCATCGCTCTGGAAGCTGCCGAAGTTAGTGCCTCCGTTACAGCTGGATGGGTTGTAGGAGCCGTAGCTCTCAATCACGTAGTACTCAATGAGCGGGTTGCGGGTCCAGCCGTACAGAGCGAGGTAAGAGTTCTGTGAGTTGCTTACGCCATAGTACCCTTCATAGGCTACGGTACGGGGGCCACCGGGGTTCCAACCTTTACCGCCAACCCAGTTGTTGGTGGAGTTGGTCCATTGCGAGCGGTAGCGACCGCCAGACATGAGTTCGAACGACGCATCACCACTGTCTTTCCAGAAGGAATAGTAGTAACCGTTGTGTGTGCCGGTCGCGTTAGATGTTAGTGTTTGCGCCATAGTGCCTGCCGACAGCAGTGCTGTCGCACAACCAATGGCGGCCAGGAACCGTTTGCCCGTGCGCGCAACCTTGTCCAATTGGCGCGGTACCACGGTTTTTCGTGCACGTGACGGCGAAGATAGATTTATCCGCCACGGTGAGTAATGTGAATTCATTATTAGAATCTCCACAAGTTTTGTTCAGGATTACAGGGTTTGATGTCCCAGTGGGATGCTCAGCCGGATGGGTTTATCCGTTGTTATCCTTTATATCCATGTTGGCTGATCTCGAAATCGCATCGAGGCGCGGGCCTGAACTACGCGATAGGTATCTCACATAGGAAACAGCCGTTCCCCCAGGGTGTAAAAAAAGAAAGAAACCTAAATTGGCGCCATAACCGCAGTTATTGGCAGAGAACATCATTTTTATTGTTATTGTCTAATTGACTGTATGCTAGTACACAGTAAAGGGATATTGGACCAAAGTCTATCCTGGAAAAAAGACTGGTATACATGTCGACGCTGCCGTCAGCTTTTTGCTACCTAAGTGTTGTACTTTCGTTGTTTTTTTCAGTGAATTACGCGAATAAAAGCGGTTTTCGTTAGAGGTATTTCAGAGGTCTGTAAGTGATAAATCTATACGGTTGGCAGCCGACCATTGGCGATCCGACTTTTTTAGGCTGGTTTACTGTGTTGGCGTATTTTTTTGCGTTTGTGTTATCGCTGCGCGTGTCTTTTTGCGGGCAGCGCTGCTTCCCATCGGACAGGCAAAAACAGGTATGGCTTTGGGGTGGAATGGGTTGTCTGATGTTAATTCTGGCAATTAATAAACAGCTGGATTTACAAAGCTTTTTTACTGCATGGGCTAAATATAATGCGCGTGAACACGGTTGGTATGATCACCGTCGATCGATCCAATTGGGGTTTATCGTTGCGGTAATAGCCACGGGCTTTTGCGTGTTGAGTTTTCTCTTGGTGCAGTTTCGTAAACAACTCAAAAACAACAGTCTCGCGCTGGCGGGCTTGTGTTTTTTAGTGTCTTTTATTGTGATTCGCGCGGCATCGTTTCATCATTTTGACCGCTTGATTGGCGTGCACTTGGGGGTGCTGCGTATCAACCACCTATTTGAATTGGGTGGTATTGGAATGATCTGCGCTAATGCAATGACGCTACTTAGCCGCATTCGTTAAGTGCGTTTTCAATGCGCTGTTAGTGTTTTACACCGTTGCAATCGCGAGTAAATACACAGTTTTAAGCGACCTAAGCCAGGCCTGTGCGGGTGCGGGCACGGCGGGAATTCTTACCCCAGTGCCGCAAATATTTACGCTCAAAAAATATCACGAGTGCGCGCCAAATATTCACCGGTGTAGGCATGTGCCACACAGTGCAGAACTCCTTTAGTGGTTGATCTGGAATATTGTGCTCGCGTTTTACGGTATTCCAACATTCAATACGTTTTTGTTGGCACTGCAAGCGCTCGATTTCACGACTGCCACCTTTTATTTCATCTTCAGGGTTGATGCAGACCACGTCGTGTATAACGGCTACTTTGTTTTTGGGGTATTGGAGAAAATGCATCAGCCACAGATCGACACCCCAGCCCACCAGTTTTGGGTCGTACACCTGGAAGAAAGCCTCGAGTTTATCCGTGCGAATGAGCGGCGCGCACACTTCGACAAAATTGGTGTAGGTAAGTTTGCGCAGGGAACGCACGCCGGTGAGTCTATGGCTGATCTTGCCTGCAGGCGAGAATGCCGGCTGTAAACACCACAACTGGTATTTCTTCAGATAGTGAAAGAGAGTATGAATATTTTCGTCTGGAAAAATAACATCGTCATCCAGTACCAAAACAGCGTCATATTGCCTGAAAAGTTCCGGATTCTCTTGCCACGCGTGATACAGGTTGGGAAATTTGCCGCCCTGACGATCGCAGTAATAGTCGGCATGAGCTGCTTGAGGGTGGCGTTGCTTGCCGTAATTACAAAGAAATAAATCCCACTGTCGGTCTTTTGTTATCCACTGTTCGATATTTGCCCAGCGTCCCGCAGATGTAAATACTAGATACGGCGAGCGGGGGGACGAAATATTTATCTCCATGTGTGTCTGCAATTCTCACTACGTCGGTTGGGGTTTGTTGGAGTTAGCTGGCTGCTGGCAAGACACCTGTATTCCCGGTAACGCGATAACCGGTATCCGACGAAGGTTTACCGAGTACAAGCGCCGTTCGGGGGCTGAATATGCGCAGGTATGGCGACTTCGCCAGCGCATTGCCGTCGCCAGCCAGGGTTTCCATAATAGGTGAAGCGGGCCGGTTTTGTCTCGACGCCTTGCACTTTTATACATATTTACGCTTGCTCGTTAGGCATCACTCTGCCCCTGTGCTAGCATTTCCGACCATTTTTCCAATGCGACAATCGTGCATGCAAACTCCCTGGCTCAGCCTGCTAATACCCGTGTTTAACTGCGAACCCTACCTGGACGACTGTGTTAACTCCTGGCTGGCAAGTGCAGATGGAAGTATTGAAATATTGTTCTACGACGACGCCTCCACCGACGGTTCCACCGAAAAATTGCAGGCCATCGGAGCGCGCGCAATACCCGGATTGAAAGTGATCCACGGTCTAGAGAACGGTGGTGTATCAGTGGCCCGCAATAGGTTGCTTGCCAACGCGACTGGGGAATATGTGTGGTTTCTCGATGCCGACGACTATCTCTTTCCTGGCGCGCTAAGCCAATTGCGAGCGGTACTGCTAGAACACCCGGAAGCCGCCGTGATATTCGACTACCAAATTGTTCCGGAATCTGTCGATATAAGTGTGGATTCACCCGCTGATGCGCGCAGAGTGACCGTTTTCGGCGGCGCGTCAAACCGATTGAGTCACGATAAAAACGCCCTTTTCGAAGGTATGTTCTCCAGGCGCAGATTTCACTCCTGGGGGCGGGTTTACAAGCGTGAGCTCTGGAATGCCGGTGAACCGTTTCCGGAGGGCCGTTATTTTGAGGATCTCTACTCAGTCGCGCGCACGAGTGCGCTGGTGCAGCAGTATTTTTATCTGCCGAAGGCTTTGGTGGCGTATCGTAGTCGCGCGACCAGTATCGTGCGTTCGCCCAGCCAGCAGAAAGTCGAAGATCTGCTGGCGGCACCGCGCGGTGTATTGGAGTATTGGGCTGCCCGGGGTGTGGTGTTGGACGAGCGGAGTCGCTTCGCCTACTACAGTTTCTGCGTGACCAATTTTGTGAATGCGGTGAAGCTGATGCGTAAAGCGGGAATCAACAGCCGCGATTATATCGCCGTGCAACGAGCGCAATTGTTGGCCGATTTGAATATTTCATTGGCGAGGCTGATTCTACTCCACGCCCGCTACGGCCGTATTGCGGCAATATATCGCGCGTTGCGATATATGTACGCCAGGCGCTAACCCGATGCTCGGCTTTAAAAAGATTAAACGGGGTCGCCGCAGGGAGTTTCATTTTTGCGGTCTGCGGCTGTACGGGTATCGCAAAAAACCAACACCTCGGGAAGCCGCTGAGCTAAAGCAACAAGCAGCATTGGAGCGAGCCTTTTGGGCGTCCCGTTCAGCGGCATTTACCGAGGGTGGCTTGCTCGTTTCTCTGACTACATTTGGCAAGCGCGCAGACACTGTGCACATCACGCTGCAATCGTTGCTGGAACAAACGCTGCCGCCCGCACGTATCCTGCTCTGGTTGGATGAAGCTGAATTTCAGCTGGCCAATTTGCCGGCTAATCTGCGTCATGCCCAGGCCCGAGGGGTTGATATTCGCCTCTGTAAAAACCTGCTGTCCTATAAAAAAATTATTCCGGCGTTGCAGGCTTTTCCGGCAGACGCGGTGATTACCGTTGACGACGATGTTATGTACCCGGCGGATTTCGTCGCGGGTTTTGCGCGGTCGCATGCTAAGTACCCGGAACATATTCTGTGTTATCGCGCTCACGAAATGATGTTTGACGAGCAGGGTGAGTTGCTACCCTACCAACAGTGGCAAAAGTGTGTTCGTTACCCTGCGGCTGGAACACTGTTGTTCCCGACCGGCTCCGGTGGCGTGTTGTATCCGGCGGGAAGTCTGGATCCTGAGGTACTCAACGTACCGGCATTTATGCAGCTGGCGCCGCGCGGCGATGACATCTGGTTAAAAGCCATGGCGATGTTACAGGGAAGGGCGGCGATGGTGGTACCGGGCGAGAACACTTGGGTGGATGTGCCCCCGAGCATTGCCGATACCCAAGTGGACTGCCTGGCCATTGAAAATTTAAAAGACGGAAATGATCGCCAGATAGCCCAGGTGTTTGATACCTATGATATCTGGCGGCTGCTGACGGTTACTCCGGGTACTAAATAAATAGATGATCCTATTTATTTAGTAGTCTATCTACTGAATCGCGTGCCTTTGAAATGCTGGCAAAAATGTGTGCATTTTCTGATGATTCGAGGGCTTAGATCGCTTTTCGGGCAATGGCGGTACCTATCAATGGCGGTACCTATCAATGGCGGTACCTATATGTACCGCCTGTTAACTACGCAAGTTTCATTGCCCGGTAAATAGATAGGGTTATGTCTACGTCAACCAGTTGCAGGGTTCGTTAAAACAATTATTGCTCTTCATGTTTGCTATCCAGATAGTCCAGCCAGCTGAGAACGATATCGTTATAGCTGACCACGCCGATAACTTCTTCATTGTCGATCACCGGGGCGGAAGACAGGCCAAATGAATTGAACAGGCGGGCGCAGTATTTAATGTCCATCCCCGGGCGTACCGAAATAACCGGTTTCGCCATTATTTCGTAACAGTTCACGCGATCTGGCGAGCGGTCTTTGGCTATCACGTGCTTGGCGATATCCGATAGCTGTACCTGCCCCCACTCATCGTGCTCGTCCCGCTTTTTTACAATAACTTTTTTATAGTTGTTGCTGTTCATTATCCGCAGCGCATCGGATACCGTGGTGAGACCGTCGACGATGGCAAAGCGCTGGTTCATAACGTCGCGACAGGTGATGACTTTTCGGCTCATAGCTCTTCCTCTATTTTCTTCGAAATATTACTGGCCTGGTGTGCGATACCTACCGCATCTTCCACATCAATTTGCACTGCTATGCCGGTGCCCGGGGAGGTATCAAACTCACCCACTTCGGCGATACGCTCCAGAATCTGGCGACTCATGTGCTCTTCTACCAGAAACAACACAACATCGCGTTGTGACTCGAGGGTAAGCCCAAAAAATGTTTTTTTTGCTTTGAGCCCTTCGCCGCGCGCGTGGTTGATAATCGTGGCTCCGGTGGCGCCCGCCTCGCGAGCGGCTTCCATAATTTGGTCGGTTTTGGCATCTTCAGCGAAAACCAAAATCAATTTAAAACGCATGAATTACTCCTTAGTGGCCGAATCAGCTGTCAGGTTTGCGGAGCCTTCGAACTCATCTGCCTCGATATTGCGGCGAGCCTGTCGCGCGGCGGTCCAGGCGGCGAGTTGTGCGTAGGCCATCACCGACATTATTGGAAACAAACTGGCAAAGGCAATGAGCCCAAAGCCGTCAATAAGCGGGCTGCGCCCGGGAATATGCTCAGCCAGACCGAGCCCGAGTGCGGCCACCAGCGGCACAGTCACGGTGGACGTGGTGACACCGCCGGAATCGTAGGCGAGTGGGACAATGGTGCGTGGAGCGAGAAACGTCTGGATGACCACGATGATATAGCCCACGATGATGAACCAGTGAATGGGGTAGCCGGTAACGATTCGCCAGGCGCCGAGGGTGATACCGACGGCGACACCTAAGGCGACGGAAATACGCAGGCCCCAGACCCCAATTGCACCACCAGACACCTGCTGTGCTTTTATTGCAACTGCGATGAGCGAGGGTTCTGCGATAGTGGTGGCTGCGCCTATCGCGAAAGCGAACAGGTACACCCAAAGGAAGCCAACACCGGTGTCACTCATGGCGGTGAGCTGCTCTGCCATTAAGCGTCCGATCGGGAACAGGGCCTCCTGCAAGCCCAGGAGAAAAAATGTAAGGCCGAGCAATACCAGGAAGAAGCCAAACAGCACGCTGCCGAGATTTGGAATCGGTTTACGAATAACAAAAAGCTGAAAGCCAAACAGGATACCGGCGATTGGCAGCACGTCACGCAAGGTGGCGATAAAAACGCCGATAAATTCTGTCAGTAAGGCCATATTTAGGTTCCTTACAATAAAATGCCGTAAATCATGACAAATATCATCGGCGTCAAAGAGGCGAACGCGATAAGACCAAACCCGTCGAGCATGGGGTTACGGCCCTTGATCGCGGATGCGAGGCCAACGCCGAGCGCGGTTACCAGAGGCACAGTAATTGTGGAGGTTGTTACGCCGCCACTGTCATAGGCGATACCGACGATCTCTCTGGGGGCGAACCCGGTGATGACGATAACCGACACATACCCGCCAATGATCAGATAGTGGATCGGCCAGCCTTTTAATATACGTAACACGCCAATCACAATGGCAAACCCCACAGAGAGCGCCACGGTAAGCCGCAGTCCGGTCGCATAGGTTTTCTTGGCACTGTCTGTTTCTTCAATTACACCGCCTGCAGCAGCGACATCCGCCGCTTCTGCGGCGACGGCGATCAATGCGGGTTCCGCGACGGTGGTACCGAACCCCAGGCTGAACGCAAACAGCAGCAGCCAAACCACACTGCCCTTGCGCGCGAAAGCATGGGCCATGGTTTCGCCTATGGGAAACAGCCCCAGTTCCAACCCCTGGATGAAAAGTGTTAGGCCGAGCACTACAAATACGAGGCCCAGTAAAATGGAGGCGATATCCGGCAGGGGTTGCTGTAACACAGCGAGCTGAAAAAAAGCGATGACCAGCACGATGGGTAATAGGTCTCGCAAACTTCCCAGCAACGATGACAATAGGGCATTCATAGGCACGTAGTTTTTAGGGCTGTTCCTTCGCAACCAAGTGTAACGCGAAACCGGGCTGGCTCCCACCCGCTGAGCTTGCCTCTGTCGAAGGTGTGTTAAAGTTCTTCTCTAACAAGCAAGGTAAGGTTTTCGGTTATGCCATTAATTCTTGGGGTTGATCCCGGCTCACGCAAAATGGGCTACGGGATAATCAACGCCACAGGGAGTCGTTTAAACTACGTCGCCAGTGGTGTAGTGCGTATTCCCCAGCCCCTGTTGGTAGCGGACTGCCTGGCCGAACGATTGAAAGTGATCTTCGATTCGCTCAGTGAAATTATTGAGCAGTATCAGCCGCAGGAATTTGCGATAGAGAATGTGTTTATGGCAAAGAGTGCGGGTTCCGCTTTGAAATTGGGGCAGGCGCGTGGCGCGGCCATCGTCGCTGCCGTTAATAAGGAGCTGCCGGTGTCCGAATACGAAGCGCGTAAAGTCAAGCAGGCGGTGGTGGGTACAGGCGCAGCGGACAAGCTGCAGGTGCAGCACATGGTCTGTACGCTGCTCAAACTGAGTAAAGCACCGGCGGAAGATGCCGCAGACGCCCTCGCCGTAGCCATTTGCCACGCCAATAGTCAACAAAATCTGATTCGCATGGCGGGCGCCCGGCGTTACCGTCGCGGCCGAACCGTATAGTGAAACACGCGAGAAACAAAACATGATAGGCAGACTAACGGGAACCCTGGTAGTAAAACAGGCACCCAATCTGATGGTGGATATCAACGGTGTGGGCTACGACCTGCTCGCGCCCATGTCCACTTTTTACCAGTTACCTGAGTTGGACGCCAAAGTGGTGTTACATACCCATTTCGCTGTCAGCGAAACGTCGCAGCAACTGTTTGGGTTTATTGATCTGCAAGACCGTGAATTTTTCCGCATGCTAATAAAAGTGAACGGGGTAGGGCCCAAAATGGCGGTGGGGATCATGTCGATGGAAACCAACGATATTGTGCGCTGCATTCTCGAAGACAACCTGAACGCGCTGGTGAAAGTGCCGGGGGTTGGCAAAAAAACCGCTGAGCGCTTAATTATTGAAATGCGGGACAAGCTCAAGAGCTGGCAGGTAACGCCGAGTGCCGATGCAACGGGAGGCCTGGTCGCGTTGGATACCTCGGCGCCCTCACAAAACGCCATTGTTGCCGAAGCCGAAAGCGCGCTGGTGGCTCTGGGTTACAAGCCGGTGGAAGCGAGCAAGGCGGTTGCCCGGGTAGCAAGCGACGATATCACGCGCAGTGAGGATCTTATCCGGCTGGCGTTGCGCAATATGATCCCGGCATAATGACGACGTTTTTATACCCAGTGAAACCTCATTTATGATTGATCAGGATCGCATTGTCGACGGCAATGCCAGTGGTCGCGAAGACCAGCTGGACAGAGCTGTTCGCCCCAAACGTCTGGCGGAATACATTGGTCAACCGGCTGTGCGTGAGCAGATGGAAATTTTTATCGGGGCGGCCCGCCTGCGCGAGGAGGCATTGGATCACACTCTGGTATTTGGTCCGCCGGGGCTGGGTAAAACAACGCTCGCCAATATTATCGCTACCGAGATGGGTGGCGATCTCAAAACCACTTCTGGCCCGGTGCTGGACAAAGCCGGCGATCTTGCCGCCCTGATGACCAACTTAGAGGCGGGCGACGTGCTGTTTATTGATGAAATCCACCGTTTAAGCCCGGTTGTCGAAGAGATTCTGTACCCCGCAATGGAGGATTTTCAGCTCGATATTATGATTGGCGATGGCCCTGCGGCACGCTCCATTAAGCTGGACTTACCACCATTTACGCTTGTCGGCGCGACCACGCGCGCCGGGCTGCTGACCTCGCCGCTGCGAGACCGCTTCGGCATTGTGCAGCGCCTGGAGTTCTACAGCGTGCAGGATCTGACACATATTGTGAAGCGCAGCGCGCAACTCAGTGGCGTCGCAATGGAAGACGCTGGCGGCATGGAGATCGCGCGGCGGGCGCGAGGTACCCCGCGTATTGCCAACCGGTTACTGCGCAGGGTGAGAGATTATGCGGAAGTGAAAGGCGATGGCGTAATCACCGCCGCAATCGCCGATAGTGCGCTCAATATGTTGAATGTCGATCACCATGGATTCGATCACATGGACCGCCGGCTACTGCTGGCATTAATAGAAAAGTTTGGTGGTGGTCCGGTGGGTGTGGACAGTTTAGCCGCGGCAATCAGCGAAGAGCGGGATACTATTGAAGACGTGCTGGAGCCTTATTTGATCCAGCAGGGATTTCTGGTGCGAACGCCGCGGGGTCGAATGGCGACACAGAACGCGTATAATCACTTTGGAATTTTGGCGCCAAAACACCTGGAAAGCCAGCAGCAGGATTCGCTTCCTGGAATCTGAAAACCGCCTATTTAGGGCGATATTCGCCTGTTAACCCGCCTTTAAGAGCGTAGGGACGACTGTTTTGAAAGAATTTTCTGTGCCAATGCGTGTCTACATAGAAGATACGGACGCTGGCGGAATTGTTTACTACGTGAATTACTTGAAATTTATGGAGCGCGCCCGCACCGAGCTGTTGCGGTCCCTTGGCTACGGCAAGGCTGCAACGCTGAATGGCGACCTGCTGATGGTCGTTGCTTCCGCAGAAGTTAATTATCTCGCACCTGCCCGGCTTGATGACGAACTGATGGCCAGTGCGGTATTTGAGCGGGTGGCGAGAACATTTATTGTCTTTTCCCAAACGGTGATGCGCGGGGACACCTGTTTGTGCCGTGGGCGTGTGAAGGTGGCCTGTGTCACACGCGACACCATGAAACCGACGCCTCTGCCGAAACAATTAATCGCTACTGCAAAAGAATTAATGGGAGAACCGCAGTAAATGAACCAAGAACCTCTTTCAATTCTTAATTTAGTGCTCAATGCCAGCTTACTGGTTCAATTGGTAATGCTGCTGCTCTTTATGGCGTCTGCCGTTTCCTGGGCGATGATTGTCCAGCGTGGCATCTACCAAGCGCGCGCCCGGCAGGCTTTCCGCGAATTTGAATCGCAATTTTGGTCAGGTATCGATCTCACGCAGCTTTATCGTCAGGGCAATAGCGGTGCGAATAAACACAGTACCGATGGCATTGAGAATATTTTTCGTGCTGGCTTCAAAGAGTTTACGCGCCTGCGTCAGCAGGGCAGTACAGACCCGGACGCCATTATGGAAGGCACACAACGCGCTATGCGGGTCGCACACAGTCGTGAAGAGGAAAAACTGGAGGCCAACTTGCCATTTCTCGCCAGTGTTGCCTCTGTAAGCCCCTATATTGGCTTGTTTGGTACTGTCTGGGGCATTATGAACTCATTCCGTGGGTTGGCGAATGTACACCAGGCGACACTTGCCACTGTCGCGCCCGGTATTTCCGAAGCTCTGGTTGCTACCGCGATGGGGCTGTTCGCGGCAATTCCGGCGGTTCTGGCATATAACCGCTTCTCTGCAAATGCGGAACAGCTCACCGGCAAGTACCAGACATTCGCAGAAGAGTTCTCTTCAATCCTCCATCGCCAGGTCCACGCCAAGAGCTGATTATGTCCAATAAGAAGCGCAAGCCAATGGCGGAAATAAACGTCGTACCGTATATCGACGTTATGTTGGTGCTGTTGGTCGTATTTATGGTGACGGCGCCACTGTTAATGCAGGGGGTCAAAGTCGATTTACCGCAGGCACCCTCCGCCCCCATCGACAACAAAGATGACGAGCCGTTGATCGTGTCGATCAAGCCGGACGGAACCTACTACCTGAAACTTGGCGATAAACCAGAAACGGCGAAACCCTTGCCGGAAATAACCAGCATGGTCAGCAAGGTACTGCGCCAAAAGCCCGCCACGCCAGTACTGGTGTGGGGCGACGCCAAGGTGGAGTACGGCATTGTGGTCGCTCTGATGACCCAGTTACAGGCTGCGGGTGCGCCATCGGTGGGCCTGGTAACGGAGCCGCCGGTTAACTGATGCTCGCCCGATCCTACGCTTTGCCCATCGCCGTCAGTGCTATTTTGCACGGCCTGGTCGTGGCTGTCTTATTTGTCAATTTTGGCTCGACGCCGCCACCGCGTAAAGTTGTGGCGCCACAATATATAGAAGCAAAGCTGGTCGAACTTGAGAAAAAAGCGAAACCGGCTTCTGCCCCTAAGAAGCCTAAAGTAGTCGATCTCACGGCGCAGCGAAAAGCGCAGGAAATCCAAAAGCGCGCAGCGGAGAAGAAGCGTCAGCTGAAAATTCAAGCGGATAAAGAAGCTGAAGCTAAACGCCGAGCGGACAAAAAACAACGCGAGAAAGCAGAGCGCGAAAAGCTTGCTCAGCAACAGCGTGAAATGGAACAGCAAAAGCGGGAGCGGATGCAGCAGGAGTTTGCTGAAGCGCTCAAAGAAGAGCAGGGCCTGCTCGCAGCAGATGAATCTGCCACGCTTGCCCAAAGCTATGCGGATGTTATCCAGCGCCGGATTGAGCAGCAGTGGAGTCGCCCACCGTCGGCCCGCAACGGCATGCGTTGTGAGCTGACGATCGATATGGTACCCAATGGGCGGATTATCGACGTTAATTTGAAAAAAAGCAGCGGCAAC comes from Teredinibacter turnerae and encodes:
- a CDS encoding glycoside hydrolase family 11 protein — protein: MNSHYSPWRINLSSPSRARKTVVPRQLDKVARTGKRFLAAIGCATALLSAGTMAQTLTSNATGTHNGYYYSFWKDSGDASFELMSGGRYRSQWTNSTNNWVGGKGWNPGGPRTVAYEGYYGVSNSQNSYLALYGWTRNPLIEYYVIESYGSYNPSSCNGGTNFGSFQSDGATYNVRRCQRVNQPSIEGTATFYQYFSVRTPKKGFGQISGTINVTNHFNYWASQGLNLGSHDYMVLATEGYQSSGNSDITVSQSTSSGSSSSTSSSSSSSSGGPSGTDIIVRARGTDGSEHINLNIGGVTVADWTLTTADADYVYSGSASGDIQVEFDNDATDRDVILDYVYVNGEVREAEDMEYNTATYDGSCGNGSFSETMHCNGAIGFGDTSDCFSGNCGTGSSSSSSSSSSSSSSSSSSSNSSSSSSSSSSSSSSSSSSGSTGGSCAGVNVYPNWTARDWSGGAYNHANAGDQMVYQNTLYQANWYTNTVPGSDASWTNLGACGTGSSTSSTSSSSSSSSSSSSSSSSNSSSNSSSSSSSSSSSSSSSSSSSGSTQLVVAINAGGSATTYNGVQYQADEYYNGGSVSSTTDPIAGTTDDALFQAERYGSYTYSIPVTAGTFSIDMQFAEIYQTAAGDRSFNLYIEDQLEMSNVDLYTLVGHDGAYEFSVDNIYVNDGSLDIELETLVDNGTIAGFAIYSPDGELTEPPTPPPSDENPSASCNVGPLPGAVSGTNNLPDPFRKLDGTRMTSKTEWRCRRAEILEQAYTYIYGEKPAKPSSVTGTVSSSSVQVSVSHNGRSTSFSASVELPSTGSAPYPAVIGFGGGFFGIAGGMKDVLSSQGVAIINFDPYQVGAEGSGQGNGRFYDIYGSSQAGLLTAWAWGASRIIDVLESSSLIDADSVGVTGCSRFGKAAFIAGAFDGRIALTIPNESGIGGVPALRLVPVVDSGGEQPSHAINYEPWFSPNAFRNFASSPNRLPIDTHEVIGLVAPRGLLILDNPHIGNLDYRSSYAAAAAGKRIYEALGVSSNMSFHNNVSDGSHCAWKGEFAQPLRDNVSKFLKGGSGNTGSINARSGSTVNVDSYINWTTPNLSGNLDF
- a CDS encoding glycosyltransferase family 2 protein; amino-acid sequence: MQTPWLSLLIPVFNCEPYLDDCVNSWLASADGSIEILFYDDASTDGSTEKLQAIGARAIPGLKVIHGLENGGVSVARNRLLANATGEYVWFLDADDYLFPGALSQLRAVLLEHPEAAVIFDYQIVPESVDISVDSPADARRVTVFGGASNRLSHDKNALFEGMFSRRRFHSWGRVYKRELWNAGEPFPEGRYFEDLYSVARTSALVQQYFYLPKALVAYRSRATSIVRSPSQQKVEDLLAAPRGVLEYWAARGVVLDERSRFAYYSFCVTNFVNAVKLMRKAGINSRDYIAVQRAQLLADLNISLARLILLHARYGRIAAIYRALRYMYARR
- a CDS encoding glycosyltransferase family A protein, with the translated sequence MLGFKKIKRGRRREFHFCGLRLYGYRKKPTPREAAELKQQAALERAFWASRSAAFTEGGLLVSLTTFGKRADTVHITLQSLLEQTLPPARILLWLDEAEFQLANLPANLRHAQARGVDIRLCKNLLSYKKIIPALQAFPADAVITVDDDVMYPADFVAGFARSHAKYPEHILCYRAHEMMFDEQGELLPYQQWQKCVRYPAAGTLLFPTGSGGVLYPAGSLDPEVLNVPAFMQLAPRGDDIWLKAMAMLQGRAAMVVPGENTWVDVPPSIADTQVDCLAIENLKDGNDRQIAQVFDTYDIWRLLTVTPGTK
- a CDS encoding CBS domain-containing protein, whose product is MSRKVITCRDVMNQRFAIVDGLTTVSDALRIMNSNNYKKVIVKKRDEHDEWGQVQLSDIAKHVIAKDRSPDRVNCYEIMAKPVISVRPGMDIKYCARLFNSFGLSSAPVIDNEEVIGVVSYNDIVLSWLDYLDSKHEEQ
- a CDS encoding P-II family nitrogen regulator, with the protein product MRFKLILVFAEDAKTDQIMEAAREAGATGATIINHARGEGLKAKKTFFGLTLESQRDVVLFLVEEHMSRQILERIAEVGEFDTSPGTGIAVQIDVEDAVGIAHQASNISKKIEEEL
- a CDS encoding DUF1538 domain-containing protein is translated as MALLTEFIGVFIATLRDVLPIAGILFGFQLFVIRKPIPNLGSVLFGFFLVLLGLTFFLLGLQEALFPIGRLMAEQLTAMSDTGVGFLWVYLFAFAIGAATTIAEPSLIAVAIKAQQVSGGAIGVWGLRISVALGVAVGITLGAWRIVTGYPIHWFIIVGYIIVVIQTFLAPRTIVPLAYDSGGVTTSTVTVPLVAALGLGLAEHIPGRSPLIDGFGLIAFASLFPIMSVMAYAQLAAWTAARQARRNIEADEFEGSANLTADSATKE
- a CDS encoding DUF1538 domain-containing protein; the encoded protein is MNALLSSLLGSLRDLLPIVLVIAFFQLAVLQQPLPDIASILLGLVFVVLGLTLFIQGLELGLFPIGETMAHAFARKGSVVWLLLFAFSLGFGTTVAEPALIAVAAEAADVAAAGGVIEETDSAKKTYATGLRLTVALSVGFAIVIGVLRILKGWPIHYLIIGGYVSVIVITGFAPREIVGIAYDSGGVTTSTITVPLVTALGVGLASAIKGRNPMLDGFGLIAFASLTPMIFVMIYGILL